The Gemmatimonadota bacterium region GCTGCGCGACAAGCAGGGCCCCATGGCCGAGCTCGCCCAGCGTCTGGCCTGCGAACTCGAGCACTACGTCCCCCTGGCCCGTCAGGTCGTCGAGCAGACCCGTCGCCGCGTGCTGAACAAAGAGAGCGTCCCGGCCGAGGAGAAGCTGGTCTCCATCTTCGAGCCGCATACTGACATTATCCGCAAGGACAACCGCGGCACCTACTACGGGCACAAGGTCACCCTTACGGGCGGCGCCAGTGGTCTCGTCCTCGACTGGGTCGTCGAAGAGGGCAACCCCGCCGACTCCACACTTCTCATCCGGATGCTCGAGCGCCAGCAGGACCTCTACGGACACTATCCGCGCCAGGCCAGCGCGGACGGAGGCTTTGCCAGCAAGGACAATCTCCGCTACGCCAAGGCCGGCGGCGTCCAGGACATGGTCTTCGCCAAGAGGCGCGGCCTCGCGGTCGAAGACATGGTCACGCAGACCTGGATCTTCAAGAAGCTCCGCGACTTCCGCGCCGGCATCGAAGGCGTCATCTCCTTCCTCAAGCGCGTCTTCGGCCTGCGTCGTTGTACTTGGAGCGGCCGGCCTTCCTTCGCCAGCTACGTCGGCGCCTCGATCGTCTCCGCCAACCTCCTCATCCTGGCCCGCCATATGATGGCGTGAACTGAAGCCAGCCCTCCTGCCCTCCCCTGCCTGGGCGACGTGTCTCCAGGAACACCAAATTCAACCGGATCCAGGCCTTCCGCCCTCTCCCACACCTCCTTTCCCCCGATCTCGACCCCTGTCCCCATTCATCCCTCTACAGATCCCTCGCCCACGCCGGCCTTACAGGCTATTTGTGGATGGGATCTAGGGCTAAGCGACGGCGCAAGAATAACTCCCTGATTTGGTCGGGTGGTCATTACCGTGGTCGGATGGTGTAGTTGCGTAGAGGCTGGATGTCGTGGGGTTGGAGGGCGATGGCGGCGAACTGGTCATCGGGGACTTTGACGCCCGTGGGATAGTCCCGGTCGATGAGGTGGGCGGTGACGCGGAGGCCGGTCTTGGTGGTTGTGGTGCGGATGTAGTTGAGGATGGTCTCGTAGCAGCGCAGCGGCTGTGCGGCCCAGTTCCTACTGATCTGGCTGAAGAGGCGGTGGTCGATGGGGTTCCATTTCGAGGCGCCGGCTGGATAGTGGCATACGGTGACACTGACCTGGTGCGTGTCGGCGAGGCGATTCTGGAGGGCGACCTTGAAGGTCCGGACGCGCGGACTGTTGCTGCCCCCGCTGTCGGCGAGCACGAGCAGCTCGCGAGCACCGGGGTAGCGTTGGCGTCCTTCGGATTCCCACCATCGGACGAGATTGTCGACGGCGAAGTCGGGGGTATCGTGAGATGTTCCCACGAAGACGGTGCCGCGGTTGGCGCGCACGTCGTAGACGCCGTAGGGGATGGCAATGCCTTTGGCCTCGGAGCGGAAGTCGTGGTCTCGCACTAGCTCCGGAGTGCGCTTCCAAGCCGTGCCGTTGTTCTTGAAGTTGCCGACCAGCTCCCTCTTCTTCGAATCGATGCTCACGATCGGCAGGTCACGTACGGCAAAACTCGTGCGTTGCTTGGCGATGTATTCGAACTGCTCGTTGCGGTCCGGGCCCGACCCTCGAGAAACCCGCTTGTGATTGACGCGGAGCGTGTAGTCGAGATCCTCGAGGATCCGGGCCACGGTCCTGGGACAAACGCAGATGCCGAGGCCCCGAAGCTCGTTGGAGATCTTCTCGGTTGTGCGTCGGGTCCAGCGCACGCCGGTGATGGGATCGCCCGCCACATCATGCTTCATCAACTCCTCGATGGAGGCGATCACGTCCGGAGTTTTTTTTCCGCAGGAGGCCGTCCCCCACCGGATCGTCTCACGCGCTCGCGCTCGACGTCCTGAGTGAGAAGCTGCGTTCGTCCCGTGGCCACGGTGCCCGCGTCGAGACCCAGAAGTTCGGCGATGCGTCGATCCCCGCCGTGGCCGAGCTTCATCGACTCAAGGCCCGCATACAAGCGTCGCTGGCGTTCATCGAGTAGCGAGAAGAACAGTACGATGGCCGCCCTCAGCTCGTCAGGCACCACGCGCAGCCCTGCACCGAAGGGGAGGTCCTGGGGCTGCGCTTCCCAGACGTGCCGCGCTCGGTGTTGCTTGCTTCGCACCAAGCTGTCGGCGGCGAAATGTACGAAGCGCCCGTCGATCTTCTCGCGGAAGATGCGACCGTCCAGGGCCAGCTTTCGCAGCGGATCCTTCACCCCGACGTGGAGCACGTTTTCGAGCTCGTCCGTCGCATAGCCTGCTTCTGCCTCCTGCACCAGCACTTCGCATGTCTTGACGAGCGTTCCGTGCCGAGAGAACCACACGGAGCGAAAGCACCACAAACCCAGATCGTCGAACTCGGCGACCGCGTCCAGCGTGTAGTACTTGCCGCGGTGGGAGTAGCTCGAATGATAGGCGAGCTCGCGGAGCCTACGGAAGACCGTCATGTCGACCTCGGTTCCGAGCACAGACTTGAGCTGGGGCATCGTCGCGATCTTGCATTCGACGAGCAGCTGGCGTACCGCTTCGGCGTCCACGACATCCCTCCCTGTTAGGGTTACGCCTCACTATGCGTAACTCTAACACTTGCCCATCCATCCCACAAGACGCCGCAAGTCACCCTAAAGCCCTACTGATCACCACCTTCATTGCTCGTCATCCTGTGACCATGGGGCACCGCTGCGTTAGAGTTGCGCTGGATACTCGTGATTTGTTTTTGCGCCGACACTTAGTCCCATTGCTGGCCGTCATCGCTGGAGGCGCTATAGGCGTGACCGCGACAGCCTGCTCGTCCCGCACCGCGGAGGTACCTGCCCCTTCGCCGGTCGCTGCGAGCGCGATGCCGCCGCTCATTTTCGTCGACCGCGTCCGTATCCGGAACAACCTGGGCGCGCCTCCCTTGGAGGGGTGGCTGCAGGGCGACGATCGGTTGGTCGCTGCGGCCGTAAGCTCGGCGCTGGATCAGTGGCTCGAACTGCCAGGCATCCCGCGCCTACTTTTCGATTGCGTTGAGGGCATTGAGATAATGGCGGGGGAAGCGGCTGCCGCGAGGTACGGCGAGGAAGCTTCCGGGGGTGTGATTCTTGTCACCTTGAGATGTGGCCTCCAGAGCGGGTCGGGCCGGCTTTGAACGGTAGCCCTGATGGGTGACACTTACACACCCCTGATGGGTGACAGTCTCGTAAACTAAGCTGCAGGTGTTTTTTTGTAATTGTTCCTCCTCCCCCCGGAGCTCGCAGCGCGAAGCGCGGAGGGACGCGAAGCGAGAGATCATCGTTTGGGGTTACGCGAGGAGAAGCCGTCGTGATCGAGAATGGCGAGCTTGGTCGTGTGGAGCCAGCCGAGCGAGACGGGCCCGAAGGAGACGGCCCAGACGTCGGAGGCGACCTCTTCGAGACCGATGTACTCGCCGCCGAGGAGATGGCTGACGTTGACCCAGGCGGAGTGCCACCGGATGCCTCCATTGGAGGAGACCTTTCGGACCTCGAAGTGAGCTGGATACTCCAGGGTGAGGAGCTTCGAAGGGAAGGTCCTGGAAGAGGGCTCATAGACTGAAGCGGGGGTCTTGTTGGCGAGCGCCTCGTGGGGCCGGACCTCGTTGAAGTCGATCCTCCAGGCGTTGAAGCGCCGCTGCTGTGCGCTGCGGTTGGCGGCCGGCGGAATGGTGGTGTCGGCCTTGAGATCCTTGTGCATGCGTTCGTGTCGGCCGTTCTGCTGGGGTGATGCGGGCTCGATGAGGTCGGGCATGATGCCGAGCTTGATCCACCAGACGGAGAGGCGAGACAGGCGGCCGAGGGACATGGAAGCGAAGGGCGGCCCATTGTCAGTGCGCATGCGGTCAGGGAGCCCGAACTCGCGGAAGATGCGCGTGAAGACACGACGACTTCCGGCGTAGGTGGTGCCGGCTAGCCCCTGGCAACCGAGGAGGCTGCGGCTATAGCCGTCCTGGACGGTGAGGGGATAGCAGTAGATGCCGTCGAGGGTCTTGAACTGGCCCTTGAAGTCGGCAGACCAGATGCCGTTGGGTGCGTCGAAGGTCGCAGTGGGCCGACCGGGATGGGTCGGCTTACGCCGCTTCTTGTTGCGGTTGACGAGACCCTTGAGGACGAAGTGCTTGTGCAGGGTCTGCGGGGCGGGCAGAGGCCAGTCGGGATGAAGCGTCTCGAGTCGACCGAGGATCTTGCCTGCCCCCCACCGGGGTCGCTGCCTACGGAGCTCGAAGGCCGCTTCGAGGATCATGGGGTCGGTAGCATGAGGGCAGATACGGGGCCG contains the following coding sequences:
- a CDS encoding IS481 family transposase codes for the protein MPWMETDPVTQRKRFVLETQGGLFSHAELCRRYGVSRQAGYKWLERYELEGPDGLLDRSHRPRICPHATDPMILEAAFELRRQRPRWGAGKILGRLETLHPDWPLPAPQTLHKHFVLKGLVNRNKKRRKPTHPGRPTATFDAPNGIWSADFKGQFKTLDGIYCYPLTVQDGYSRSLLGCQGLAGTTYAGSRRVFTRIFREFGLPDRMRTDNGPPFASMSLGRLSRLSVWWIKLGIMPDLIEPASPQQNGRHERMHKDLKADTTIPPAANRSAQQRRFNAWRIDFNEVRPHEALANKTPASVYEPSSRTFPSKLLTLEYPAHFEVRKVSSNGGIRWHSAWVNVSHLLGGEYIGLEEVASDVWAVSFGPVSLGWLHTTKLAILDHDGFSSRNPKR
- a CDS encoding transposase, giving the protein MAELAQRLACELEHYVPLARQVVEQTRRRVLNKESVPAEEKLVSIFEPHTDIIRKDNRGTYYGHKVTLTGGASGLVLDWVVEEGNPADSTLLIRMLERQQDLYGHYPRQASADGGFASKDNLRYAKAGGVQDMVFAKRRGLAVEDMVTQTWIFKKLRDFRAGIEGVISFLKRVFGLRRCTWSGRPSFASYVGASIVSANLLILARHMMA
- a CDS encoding ISAzo13 family transposase, whose translation is MRWGTASCGKKTPDVIASIEELMKHDVAGDPITGVRWTRRTTEKISNELRGLGICVCPRTVARILEDLDYTLRVNHKRVSRGSGPDRNEQFEYIAKQRTSFAVRDLPIVSIDSKKRELVGNFKNNGTAWKRTPELVRDHDFRSEAKGIAIPYGVYDVRANRGTVFVGTSHDTPDFAVDNLVRWWESEGRQRYPGARELLVLADSGGSNSPRVRTFKVALQNRLADTHQVSVTVCHYPAGASKWNPIDHRLFSQISRNWAAQPLRCYETILNYIRTTTTKTGLRVTAHLIDRDYPTGVKVPDDQFAAIALQPHDIQPLRNYTIRPR